The genomic region CGCAGGCCCCGAAAATCTTGCGTTTTGCCCCGACAATGCCCATCTTAATGTTATGTGTTCAGTGTCGGTCTAGGCCAATACTGACGCAAAGTGGCGCTTTGTGGCCGTACCACGGACGACTTTCTTGGGGATTGAGCAAACCCGTCTAAGGCGCCAGAACAACCTGCCGGAAGAAAGCGGGCCGGACGATACCGCCCGCCACACCGCCGATAGGTGCATATTCACAACAAAAACCAGATCTGCACCTTCAAGGTCATCTTCCGGATGCTCGAAGGAGCCATGATCATGAGCATAACCCGCACAACCCATCGTACGGTGACGTTCTTTCATCCGTTCCACTTGCCCGGTCATGCCGGGCTGCTTTCGCCTGGCGAGTATGAAGTCGACACCCTTGAAAAGCTTGATCCCGATGCTGCGATGCGCAGCTACATCAAGATGGAATGTCATGTCCATCTCTGGGCCAAGGAGGATATGAAGGACGGCATTGACGTCCTGATGGTCGAACCACACGTGCTTGAAGCCGCCCTTGCCCTTGATTCCGATCCGTTGCGTGAAAATGAACGCAATCAAATGATCAAATCCTTTGGTGGCAGGCCAACGGATAACGCTGCCGCCTGACGGCATGCCAAGCCGAAAGGGGGCAGCATAAAGCAACCCGGGCAGAGAACGTTATCAACTGATCGCGTCCCAACACCTCTGCCCTGCATAGGATCATGGATTTATGGCAACCAGAATACCGGTGTCAGCCACCCGTGATCTTGCAAAAGTTTGACACCTTCCAACACGGGAATGGCAATCCAGAACCACATCGCATCGCGGGTGGTGGCCAAAAACAGGGCCGGTCGACACAAAATCTCTTTTTCGTCACGCCAGCGGAACCATGTCGGGCGAAAACGCGGAACCGTATTCACATAACGTTTGAATGCCCGGCCAAACCGTTCCGCCAGCATAGCTTCCTCGCGCAGCACAACATGCCGGAATACCGCCCAGCACAAAACAGCCGAGACCAGCCCGATGGTAATACTGCCGGTTTGGGTACCGGCACCAAATGCACCGATGAAGCTGAAAACATAAAGCGGGTTTCGACACATCGAATAAGGACCGGACGTCACCAGTTCGGTCTTTTTGCGCCCGCCAATATAAAGCGCACACCAACCCCGCCCGACGATGCAGACCATGATCGCCATCATCCCGATAACCTGGATAGCGTGGTGCCATACACTG from Thalassospira sp. ER-Se-21-Dark harbors:
- a CDS encoding isoprenylcysteine carboxylmethyltransferase family protein gives rise to the protein MLQPRFIIQANFNSATDAHAAKDLQRIQRYRKWTLRVGVVLLLGLVCFTRAGFDRNSVWHHAIQVIGMMAIMVCIVGRGWCALYIGGRKKTELVTSGPYSMCRNPLYVFSFIGAFGAGTQTGSITIGLVSAVLCWAVFRHVVLREEAMLAERFGRAFKRYVNTVPRFRPTWFRWRDEKEILCRPALFLATTRDAMWFWIAIPVLEGVKLLQDHGWLTPVFWLP